One genomic segment of Amycolatopsis granulosa includes these proteins:
- a CDS encoding GNAT family N-acetyltransferase — protein sequence MVLAMVMPLPRLGPARDRSSVAEGMAGRKVRLREVTVADRRTLAGFDRDAAETRRVGEYRHWAAHRAEADFHFAIETLRGGLVVGSLSATEADVPDRFSYGIGIGPRHRRCGYAGDAVITLLRFMFGVQGYRKCQVSIYGGNVASLSLHARLGFREEGRVRDTELSRDGVKYLVLMGIADTEFAGIHPDFPVERARGRHWRPRGRHRDR from the coding sequence ATGGTGCTCGCGATGGTGATGCCCCTGCCCCGTCTCGGCCCGGCGCGCGACCGCTCGTCGGTGGCTGAGGGCATGGCCGGGCGGAAGGTGCGGTTGCGTGAGGTCACGGTCGCCGACCGGCGCACGCTGGCCGGGTTCGACCGGGACGCGGCCGAGACCCGCCGGGTCGGCGAGTACCGGCACTGGGCCGCGCACCGCGCCGAGGCCGACTTCCACTTCGCGATCGAGACGCTACGTGGTGGCCTGGTCGTCGGCTCGCTGTCGGCGACCGAGGCGGACGTGCCCGACCGGTTCAGCTACGGCATCGGGATCGGGCCGCGGCACCGCCGCTGCGGGTACGCCGGTGACGCGGTGATCACCCTGCTGCGGTTCATGTTCGGCGTGCAGGGCTACCGGAAATGCCAGGTCAGCATCTACGGCGGCAACGTCGCGTCGCTGTCGCTGCACGCCCGGCTCGGTTTCCGTGAGGAAGGCCGGGTGCGTGACACCGAACTGTCCCGCGACGGCGTCAAGTATCTGGTGCTGATGGGCATCGCGGACACCGAGTTCGCCGGGATCCATCCCGACTTCCCGGTCGAACGGGCGCGGGGCCGTCACTGGCGGCCCCGCGGTCGGCACCGGGACCGCTAG
- the deoC gene encoding deoxyribose-phosphate aldolase has translation MSAPTLPAALADATRDDASLRRFLHGLPGVDQVGVEARAAALATRSIKKASKLWAIDTAISMVDLTTLEGADTHGKVRALTAKARRPDPDRPDTPQVAAVCVYPDLVAAAVEGLRGTGIGVASVATAFPSGRSSRQVKLADVALAVDSGATEVDMVIDRGAFLEGRYGAVFEEIQAVKAACGNAHLKVILETGELVTYDNVRRASWLALLAGGDFIKTSTGKVSPAATLPVTHVMLQAVRDWFTATGELRGVKPAGGIRTTKDAIKYLVAVHEIAGEQWLTPELFRFGASSLLNDLLLQRRTQHDGHYGGPDYVAVD, from the coding sequence GTGAGCGCACCCACTCTGCCGGCCGCTCTCGCCGACGCCACCCGCGACGACGCGAGCCTCCGGCGCTTCCTGCACGGGCTGCCCGGTGTGGACCAGGTCGGGGTCGAGGCCCGGGCCGCCGCGCTGGCCACCCGCAGCATCAAGAAGGCCAGCAAGCTGTGGGCCATCGACACCGCGATTTCGATGGTCGACCTGACCACCCTCGAGGGCGCCGACACGCACGGCAAGGTCCGCGCGCTGACCGCGAAGGCCCGGCGTCCGGACCCGGACCGGCCGGACACACCGCAGGTCGCCGCGGTGTGCGTGTACCCCGACCTGGTCGCGGCGGCCGTCGAAGGGCTCAGGGGCACCGGCATCGGCGTCGCGAGCGTCGCGACAGCTTTCCCGTCCGGCCGCTCGTCGCGGCAGGTGAAGCTGGCCGACGTGGCGCTGGCCGTGGACTCCGGTGCGACCGAGGTCGACATGGTGATCGACCGCGGCGCCTTCCTCGAAGGGCGCTACGGCGCGGTGTTCGAGGAGATCCAGGCCGTCAAGGCCGCCTGCGGGAACGCGCACCTGAAGGTCATCCTGGAGACCGGTGAGCTGGTCACCTACGACAACGTGCGCCGCGCGTCCTGGCTGGCCCTGCTGGCCGGCGGCGACTTCATCAAGACCTCCACCGGCAAGGTCTCCCCCGCCGCGACGCTGCCGGTCACGCACGTGATGCTGCAGGCGGTGCGTGACTGGTTCACCGCGACCGGCGAGCTGCGTGGCGTGAAACCGGCCGGCGGCATCCGGACCACCAAGGACGCGATCAAGTACCTGGTGGCCGTGCACGAGATCGCCGGTGAGCAGTGGCTCACCCCGGAGCTGTTCCGCTTCGGCGCGTCCAGCCTGCTCAACGACCTGCTGTTGCAGCGGCGCACCCAGCACGACGGCCACTACGGCGGCCCCGACTACGTGGCGGTGGACTGA
- a CDS encoding aldehyde dehydrogenase family protein, with protein MPAFEYAPAPESLELANLKPGYRPFIDGEFVDGGGEPLKTVNPATEEVLAEVSTASAADVDTAVKAARKAFEKTWGPMPGSERAKYLFRIARLIQERSRELAVLETLDNGKPIRESRDSDLPLVAAHFFYHAGWADKLGYAGFGPDPKPLGVAGQIIPWNFPLLMLAWKIAPALATGNTVVLKPAETTPLTALVFGEICQQAGLPPGVVNILPGAGDTGARLVEHPGVDKIAFTGSTEVGKLIQRQVAGTPKRLTLELGGKAANVVFDDAPLDQAVDGIVNGIFFNQGHVCCAGSRLLAQESVVDELLDKLRYRISTLRLGDPLDKNTDVGAINSAEQLGRIRELADSGEAEGAQRWTSPCPVPERGFFFAPTVFSGVHQSMRIAREEIFGPVLSVLTFRTPDEAVAKANNTPYGLSAGIWTEKGSRILWMANRLRAGVVWANTFNRFDPAAPFGGYQESGFGREGGRTGLEGYLDV; from the coding sequence ATGCCCGCGTTCGAGTACGCACCCGCGCCCGAGTCGCTCGAGCTGGCCAACCTGAAGCCGGGCTACCGGCCGTTCATCGACGGCGAGTTCGTCGACGGCGGCGGCGAACCGCTCAAGACCGTCAACCCGGCCACCGAGGAGGTGCTCGCCGAGGTGAGCACCGCGAGCGCCGCGGACGTCGACACGGCGGTGAAGGCCGCGCGCAAGGCGTTCGAGAAGACGTGGGGCCCGATGCCGGGCAGCGAGCGCGCCAAGTACCTGTTCCGCATCGCGCGGCTGATCCAGGAACGGTCGCGGGAGCTGGCGGTGCTGGAGACGCTGGACAACGGCAAACCGATCAGGGAGTCCCGGGACTCGGACCTGCCGCTGGTCGCCGCCCACTTCTTCTACCACGCGGGCTGGGCCGACAAGCTCGGCTACGCCGGGTTCGGGCCGGACCCGAAACCGCTGGGCGTGGCCGGGCAGATCATCCCGTGGAACTTCCCGCTGCTGATGCTGGCGTGGAAGATCGCGCCCGCCCTGGCCACCGGCAACACCGTGGTGCTGAAGCCGGCCGAAACGACCCCGCTGACCGCCCTCGTGTTCGGCGAGATCTGCCAGCAGGCCGGGCTGCCGCCGGGCGTGGTGAACATCCTGCCCGGCGCGGGTGACACCGGCGCGCGGCTGGTGGAGCACCCGGGCGTGGACAAGATCGCCTTCACCGGCTCGACCGAGGTCGGCAAGCTGATCCAGCGTCAGGTCGCGGGCACGCCCAAGCGGCTCACGCTGGAACTCGGCGGCAAGGCCGCGAACGTGGTCTTCGACGACGCCCCGCTGGACCAGGCCGTGGACGGCATCGTCAACGGCATCTTCTTCAACCAGGGCCACGTGTGCTGCGCCGGTTCCCGGCTGCTGGCGCAGGAGTCCGTGGTGGACGAGCTGCTGGACAAGCTGCGGTACCGGATTTCCACGCTGCGGCTGGGTGATCCGCTGGACAAGAACACCGACGTCGGCGCGATCAACTCGGCCGAACAACTGGGCAGGATCCGCGAGCTGGCCGACTCCGGCGAGGCCGAGGGCGCGCAGCGCTGGACCAGCCCGTGCCCGGTGCCCGAGCGCGGGTTCTTCTTCGCCCCCACCGTGTTCTCCGGGGTGCACCAGTCGATGCGGATCGCCCGCGAGGAGATCTTCGGCCCGGTGCTGTCCGTGCTCACCTTCCGCACGCCCGACGAGGCCGTCGCGAAGGCCAACAACACGCCCTACGGCCTGTCCGCCGGAATCTGGACCGAGAAGGGGTCACGGATCCTGTGGATGGCGAACCGGCTGCGGGCCGGCGTGGTCTGGGCCAACACGTTCAACCGCTTCGACCCGGCCGCCCCGTTCGGTGGCTACCAGGAGTCGGGCTTCGGCCGCGAAGGTGGCCGCACCGGTCTGGAGGGATACCTGGATGTCTGA
- a CDS encoding nucleotidyltransferase domain-containing protein, with protein sequence MTTVDEAALRDICARYGIAELLVFGSAARGEVRPSSDIDIV encoded by the coding sequence GTGACCACGGTCGACGAAGCCGCGCTCCGGGACATCTGCGCGCGCTACGGGATCGCCGAGCTGCTCGTGTTCGGTTCCGCCGCGCGTGGTGAGGTTCGCCCCTCCAGCGACATCGACATCGTGTAG
- a CDS encoding ferredoxin, with product MRIAADTDLCIGAGQCVLTDPELFDQDDDGTVVVLDDHPTGDKEDTAREAVNLCPAMALSLRD from the coding sequence ATGCGCATCGCCGCCGACACCGACCTCTGCATCGGCGCGGGCCAGTGCGTGCTGACCGACCCGGAGCTGTTCGACCAGGACGACGACGGCACCGTGGTCGTCCTGGACGACCACCCCACCGGCGACAAGGAGGACACCGCCCGGGAAGCGGTCAACCTCTGCCCCGCCATGGCGCTGTCCCTGCGGGACTGA
- a CDS encoding aldehyde dehydrogenase family protein, which yields MSERVTVAKTYKLFIGGKFPRSESGRVYPVTDRKGQFLANAAHASRKDVREAVVAARKAFGGWSGATAYNRGQVLYRVAEVLEGRRDQFAAEVGAAEGLPSRRAETVVDAAIDRWVWYAGWTDKVASVLGAANPVAGPYFSFTVPEPTGVAGILAPQESSLLGLVSVLAPALAAGCTAVVVSSADRPLPAITLSEVLATSDLPDGVANILTGRAGELGPWLASHGDVNALDPTGADPEIRADLARAAAGTVKRVLAVPAAEPDWTQPPDIARLRRYLEAKTVWHPMGV from the coding sequence ATGTCTGAGCGGGTCACCGTCGCGAAGACGTACAAACTGTTCATCGGCGGCAAGTTCCCGCGCTCGGAGTCCGGCCGGGTGTACCCGGTGACCGACCGCAAGGGACAGTTCCTCGCCAACGCCGCGCACGCCTCGCGCAAGGACGTGCGGGAGGCGGTGGTCGCCGCGCGCAAGGCGTTCGGCGGCTGGTCGGGCGCGACCGCCTACAACCGCGGGCAGGTGCTGTACCGGGTCGCGGAGGTGCTGGAGGGCCGCCGCGACCAGTTCGCCGCCGAGGTCGGCGCGGCCGAGGGTCTGCCGTCGCGGCGCGCGGAAACCGTGGTGGACGCGGCGATCGACCGCTGGGTCTGGTACGCGGGCTGGACGGACAAGGTGGCGAGCGTCCTCGGCGCCGCGAACCCGGTCGCCGGGCCGTACTTCTCGTTCACCGTCCCGGAACCGACCGGGGTGGCGGGCATCCTCGCGCCGCAGGAGTCGTCACTGCTCGGCCTGGTGAGCGTGCTCGCCCCGGCGCTGGCAGCCGGCTGCACCGCGGTCGTGGTGAGCAGCGCGGACCGGCCGCTGCCGGCCATCACCCTCTCGGAGGTGCTGGCGACGTCCGACCTGCCGGACGGAGTGGCGAACATCCTCACCGGCCGGGCGGGCGAGCTGGGGCCGTGGCTGGCCTCGCACGGCGACGTCAACGCCCTCGACCCGACGGGCGCCGATCCGGAGATCCGGGCGGACCTGGCGCGCGCGGCGGCGGGCACCGTCAAGCGCGTGCTCGCGGTGCCGGCCGCGGAACCGGACTGGACGCAGCCGCCGGACATCGCGCGGCTGCGCCGCTACCTCGAGGCGAAGACCGTTTGGCACCCGATGGGTGTCTAG